CCGGTGGCCGTGCTGCTCCTCGACCTGGACGGGTTCAAGCAGGTCAACGACCGGTTCGGGCACGCCACCGGCGACACTCTGCTGACCGCGCTGGCGGCCCGGATGCGGTCCGCCGTAAACGGCGACGGCACCATCGCCCGGCTCGGCGGGGACGAGTTCGCGGTGCTGGTCCACGGCGACCGCCCAGTCTCACCCGAGCGGCTCGCCGAGCGTCTGCTGGACGCGCTGCGGCCCTCCGACGGCGAGGAGGACGTTGGCGTGCACCCGTCGGCCAGCATCGGCATCGCCGAGTTCGGCCCGCAGCACGCCTCCCACACCGATCTGCTGCGCGACGCCGACATCGCCATGTACGCGGCCAAGGCGGCCGGGAAGTCCGCGTACCGGACGTGCACCCCGACGCTGCGCGAGTCGGCCGTCTCCCGCGCCGAGCTGATCGCCGACCTGCGCCGCGCGGTCGACGAGGAGCAGCTGCACCTGGAGTTCCAACCCATCGTCGACCTGGCCACCGGCGCGGTACGCAGCGCCGAGGCGCTGGTGCGTTGGCGGCACCCCCGCCTGGGGGTGCTGCCGCCGGCGAAGTTCCTGCCGCTGGCCGAGGAGACCGGGCTGATCCTGCCGATCGACCGCTGGGTGATCCACGAGGCGTGCCGGGCTGCCGCGACCTGGCGGGGCCGGGCGCCGGAGGCGACCGTCGCGGTGAACATCGCCGCCGCGCACCTGCGCCGGCCGGACCTGATCGCCACGGTCACCGCGGCCATCAGCGCCGCCGGGCTGGCGCCGCGGGCGTTGACGCTGGAGCTGACCGAGTCGGCGTTGATCGAGGGCACCGACGCGGTGCTGGAGCGGCTGCACCAGCTCCGGGAGCTGGGCATCAGGATCGCCATCGACGACTTCGGCACGGGCTACTCGTCGCTGAGCTACCTGCACCGCATCCCGGCCACCGAGCTGAAGATCGACCGGTCGTTCGTGGCTCGGCTGGGGACGGACGACCGGGCGTACGCCACGGTGGAGATGGTCACCCGCCTGGCCGGCGCGTTCGACCTGGCGGTGGTCGCCGAGGGGGTGGAGACCGAGCGCCAGCACGAGGCGGTCGCCGCGATCGGCTGCCCGCGCGGTCAGGGCTATCTGTACGGGCGGCCGGCCGGCCCGGCCATGGTGGGCCAGAATCGGGCTTGACCCTGACGTAGCGGCAG
The window above is part of the Micromonospora sp. LH3U1 genome. Proteins encoded here:
- a CDS encoding putative bifunctional diguanylate cyclase/phosphodiesterase, with product MSRQDVKQAAGKLNPAGAYVAAGVILIEACWLFAALPGAALVSDLGGMVVAGWATVACVGVARRHPAPLRRFWALLAVTMGLAALGRAIWTVQRLVGGDLPHTPVVGVVFTAGILTGTAALLSSPSAPRTAVGRARTLLDGVIVALALVPIGWVLVFRGVAAAELADPARTLGLLYPMFDLMQLTILVAVSGPARPMWRPMTVLAASLTLRVVADVVYVSLVARADYVAGHPIDLCWPLSYLLIGLATRNRPPPDCDGTDDTAESPLPPWWRVALPYLPVGGAIIAVVLARRPTGQTPQLVFVTMMVLLAALAVRQGLAANENLRLVARLRRLAYGDQLTGLPNRLLFNRRLRLALRDGRPVAVLLLDLDGFKQVNDRFGHATGDTLLTALAARMRSAVNGDGTIARLGGDEFAVLVHGDRPVSPERLAERLLDALRPSDGEEDVGVHPSASIGIAEFGPQHASHTDLLRDADIAMYAAKAAGKSAYRTCTPTLRESAVSRAELIADLRRAVDEEQLHLEFQPIVDLATGAVRSAEALVRWRHPRLGVLPPAKFLPLAEETGLILPIDRWVIHEACRAAATWRGRAPEATVAVNIAAAHLRRPDLIATVTAAISAAGLAPRALTLELTESALIEGTDAVLERLHQLRELGIRIAIDDFGTGYSSLSYLHRIPATELKIDRSFVARLGTDDRAYATVEMVTRLAGAFDLAVVAEGVETERQHEAVAAIGCPRGQGYLYGRPAGPAMVGQNRA